A stretch of the Paenibacillus dendritiformis genome encodes the following:
- a CDS encoding Gfo/Idh/MocA family protein: MRVPRIGIVGLGSIAQKAYLPVLSRAEKWTLAGAYTPNEAKRLAVCAQHRIAPYSSIGRLAEECDAMFVHSSTASHYEIVAELLRRGIDVYVDKPLAATLGQAEALAELSERLGRTLMVGFNRRFAPRYEVLASEAEHASWIRIEKHRAGKVKPVPYLDTLLDDYIHVIDLVRHFSRASGEALRWTGRVHINSQGHLLDVHHLFAPASGKGPPIFAAMHRQAGIDVELVERIGPGATHRVRNLSELTVEENGASRIESAGSWTSVAKIRGFEDAVLHFIGCITHGGRPLTDGREACETQALVHALAAEAVVADEE; encoded by the coding sequence ATGAGAGTACCCCGGATTGGCATCGTCGGTTTGGGAAGCATTGCGCAGAAGGCCTATTTGCCGGTGCTCAGCCGCGCCGAGAAATGGACCCTCGCCGGCGCGTATACGCCGAACGAAGCGAAGCGGCTGGCCGTATGCGCCCAGCATCGGATTGCGCCGTATTCGAGCATCGGACGCCTCGCCGAAGAGTGCGACGCCATGTTCGTTCACAGCTCGACGGCTTCCCATTACGAGATTGTAGCCGAACTGCTCCGGCGCGGCATCGATGTCTATGTCGACAAACCGCTTGCCGCCACGCTCGGGCAGGCGGAGGCATTGGCGGAGCTGAGCGAGAGGCTGGGCCGCACGCTGATGGTCGGCTTCAACCGCAGGTTCGCCCCGCGCTATGAAGTGCTGGCATCAGAGGCGGAACATGCCTCCTGGATCCGGATCGAGAAGCACCGGGCCGGCAAGGTGAAGCCTGTTCCTTACCTGGACACGCTGCTGGACGATTATATCCACGTCATCGATCTCGTGCGCCATTTCAGCCGCGCATCCGGTGAAGCGCTGCGTTGGACAGGACGAGTTCATATTAACTCGCAAGGGCATTTGCTCGATGTTCATCATCTATTCGCGCCAGCCTCCGGCAAAGGCCCGCCCATCTTTGCAGCCATGCACCGCCAGGCTGGCATTGATGTGGAGCTGGTCGAACGGATTGGACCCGGGGCCACTCACCGGGTACGCAATCTGTCCGAGCTGACCGTTGAGGAGAACGGAGCCAGCCGCATCGAATCTGCCGGTTCTTGGACTTCCGTGGCGAAGATTCGAGGCTTCGAGGATGCGGTTCTCCACTTTATCGGCTGCATCACCCACGGCGGCCGCCCCCTTACCGATGGCCGGGAAGCCTGCGAGACCCAGGCGCTTGTACACGCCCTGGCCGCCGAAGCGGTCGTCGCGGACGAGGAGTGA
- a CDS encoding aminotransferase class I/II-fold pyridoxal phosphate-dependent enzyme produces the protein MNPLAQQLNDTIQRDNPNIHAMLSRLGRQIYFPKEGILSQSAEAGSKAKQFNATIGIATEGGIPMHLDVIQETLSAYNPKDIYPYAPPAGKPELRKLWKEKMIKENPSLADKHISMPIATNALTHGLSIVADLFAEEGDVVIMPDKNWENYELTFNIRRGAEMVYYPLYDDNWKFNSAGLRDALFAHRDKGKAIVVLNFPNNPTGYTPGREEGQAIVKAILEAAEAGMRLVVVTDDAYFGLFFEDSMHESLFSSLASLHPNVLPVKVDGATKEEYVWGFRVGFITYAAESDALLAALEQKTMGIIRATISSGPHPSQTFVLRALQSPEFEAQKQEKYRIMKARANKVKALLDSGKYGDVWSYYPFNSGYFMCLKLNTVPAEKLRTHLLDAYGVGTIALGDTDLRVAFSCIEEADLEKLFDTIYQGVLDISQ, from the coding sequence ATGAACCCACTGGCTCAGCAATTGAATGACACGATTCAAAGAGACAACCCGAACATTCACGCCATGCTTTCGCGCCTCGGCCGCCAGATCTATTTCCCGAAGGAGGGCATTTTAAGCCAGTCCGCAGAAGCGGGGAGCAAGGCGAAGCAATTCAACGCGACGATTGGCATCGCGACGGAAGGCGGTATTCCGATGCACCTGGACGTCATCCAGGAGACGCTGTCGGCCTACAACCCGAAGGATATCTATCCGTATGCGCCCCCGGCCGGCAAGCCGGAGCTTCGCAAGCTGTGGAAGGAGAAGATGATCAAGGAGAATCCCTCTCTTGCCGACAAGCACATCAGCATGCCGATCGCGACCAATGCGCTGACGCACGGATTAAGCATTGTCGCCGATTTGTTCGCCGAGGAAGGCGACGTCGTCATTATGCCGGATAAAAATTGGGAGAACTATGAGCTGACCTTCAACATCCGCCGCGGCGCCGAGATGGTCTACTATCCGCTGTACGACGACAACTGGAAGTTCAATAGCGCCGGGCTGCGCGATGCGCTGTTCGCCCATCGCGACAAGGGCAAAGCTATCGTCGTGCTGAACTTCCCGAACAATCCGACCGGGTATACGCCGGGCCGGGAAGAGGGCCAAGCGATCGTCAAGGCCATTCTTGAGGCCGCGGAAGCAGGCATGCGCCTCGTTGTCGTAACGGATGACGCTTATTTCGGCTTGTTCTTCGAAGATTCGATGCATGAGTCTCTCTTCTCGTCCCTCGCCTCCCTGCATCCGAACGTGCTGCCGGTCAAGGTGGATGGAGCGACCAAGGAAGAATATGTATGGGGCTTCCGTGTCGGCTTCATTACCTATGCGGCAGAGTCGGATGCGCTGCTGGCGGCGTTGGAGCAGAAGACGATGGGCATCATTCGGGCTACCATTTCCAGCGGTCCCCACCCTTCCCAGACCTTCGTCCTGCGCGCCCTGCAATCGCCGGAATTCGAAGCGCAGAAGCAGGAGAAGTACCGCATTATGAAGGCGCGGGCGAACAAGGTCAAAGCGCTGCTCGACAGCGGGAAATACGGGGATGTATGGAGCTACTATCCGTTCAATTCCGGTTATTTCATGTGCCTCAAGCTGAACACCGTGCCTGCGGAGAAGCTTCGCACCCATCTGCTCGACGCCTATGGCGTCGGAACGATCGCGCTTGGCGACACCGACCTGCGGGTTGCCTTCTCTTGCATCGAGGAAGCGGATCTCGAGAAGCTGTTCGACACGATTTATCAAGGCGTGCTTGATATTAGCCAATAG
- a CDS encoding helix-turn-helix domain-containing protein produces MLNAEPNRYVIKPACAKITCEPNWKWHKREKAMPNYDLFYVWNGEGELQLNDVSYHLTKGSCFLFRPGDHTVASHNAQKPLTLTYIHFDVEGPVDEIPQPYRVLAETVDFEHLLARYVRLFLSRSYGAEEEAKLVLKQLMIHLLRIDREGTGERKTSYHLSEAIHEIANYIRQNPGANHRIQDLAQRAQLSPRYFSVKFKELIGTSVQTYIIRSRIERAEHLLHHAGMNVTEVADALGYRDIFFFSRQFKQYTGRSPSEIR; encoded by the coding sequence GTGTTGAACGCCGAACCGAACCGGTACGTCATCAAGCCGGCTTGCGCGAAGATTACATGCGAGCCGAACTGGAAATGGCATAAGCGCGAGAAGGCGATGCCGAATTATGACCTCTTTTATGTATGGAACGGAGAAGGAGAACTGCAGTTGAATGATGTCTCGTATCATCTCACCAAAGGCAGCTGTTTCCTCTTCCGGCCGGGCGATCATACGGTCGCTTCCCACAATGCGCAGAAGCCGCTGACCCTGACGTACATCCATTTTGACGTGGAAGGTCCCGTGGACGAAATCCCTCAGCCGTACCGCGTTCTGGCGGAGACCGTCGATTTTGAGCATCTCCTCGCCCGTTACGTGCGCTTGTTCCTGTCCCGCTCCTACGGGGCGGAGGAAGAGGCGAAGCTGGTTCTCAAGCAGCTGATGATTCACCTGTTGCGCATCGATCGCGAAGGAACCGGAGAGCGGAAGACAAGCTATCATCTGTCCGAGGCGATTCATGAGATTGCCAACTATATCCGGCAAAATCCGGGAGCCAATCACCGTATTCAGGATTTGGCGCAGCGCGCCCAATTGTCGCCGCGTTACTTCTCGGTCAAATTCAAAGAACTGATCGGTACCTCCGTGCAAACGTATATTATCCGTTCCCGCATTGAACGGGCAGAGCATCTGCTGCACCATGCAGGGATGAATGTCACGGAAGTGGCGGATGCGCTCGGATACCGGGATATCTTTTTTTTCAGCAGACAGTTCAAGCAGTACACAGGTCGAAGCCCTTCCGAAATACGATGA
- the asd gene encoding archaetidylserine decarboxylase (Phosphatidylserine decarboxylase is synthesized as a single chain precursor. Generation of the pyruvoyl active site from a Ser is coupled to cleavage of a Gly-Ser bond between the larger (beta) and smaller (alpha chains). It is an integral membrane protein.), producing the protein MKKRWMRLLTELSSRKWVSRTAGRAASSGWSRRWIPSFAKAYNIQVDEAEKPMSEYRTLNEFFTRRLKPGMRPLAAGEDTLLSPVDAVITGMGPIRQGTILNVKGQDYTLDELLHRSPYQQKYMQGYYFVLYLSPTDYHRIHSPVTGKLVESEHVPGRVYPVNDFGLRHMPRVLSRNERLITYLRHAHGEVSVVKVGALNVSSIHYTDGAPLPAYERGQELAYFAFGSTVVLLMENGTFEPRSGLAVGSAVKMGEGLGQLQDARTRPRTGEA; encoded by the coding sequence ATGAAGAAACGATGGATGCGCCTGCTGACCGAATTGTCCTCGCGCAAATGGGTATCGCGTACAGCCGGGCGCGCGGCAAGCTCGGGATGGAGCCGCCGATGGATTCCTTCCTTTGCCAAGGCCTATAACATACAAGTAGACGAGGCGGAGAAGCCGATGTCTGAATACCGCACGCTGAACGAATTCTTCACCCGCCGCCTGAAGCCGGGGATGCGGCCGCTTGCTGCCGGCGAGGATACTTTGCTTAGCCCGGTGGACGCGGTGATTACCGGGATGGGACCGATACGGCAAGGTACGATCCTCAATGTCAAGGGCCAGGATTATACGTTGGACGAGCTGCTTCACCGTTCGCCCTACCAGCAGAAATATATGCAAGGCTACTACTTCGTGCTCTATCTCAGCCCGACGGACTACCACCGCATTCATTCGCCGGTCACCGGCAAGCTGGTAGAGAGCGAGCACGTCCCGGGCCGGGTATATCCGGTGAATGACTTCGGGCTGCGCCACATGCCCCGCGTGCTGAGCCGCAATGAGCGGCTCATTACGTATCTTCGCCATGCGCATGGCGAAGTATCGGTCGTGAAGGTCGGCGCGCTGAACGTAAGCAGCATCCACTATACGGACGGGGCGCCGCTTCCCGCTTACGAGCGGGGGCAGGAACTCGCCTACTTCGCTTTCGGCTCCACCGTTGTTCTCTTGATGGAAAACGGCACATTCGAGCCGCGAAGCGGCTTGGCCGTCGGATCCGCCGTGAAGATGGGAGAAGGCTTGGGGCAGCTTCAGGACGCAAGGACCCGCCCGCGGACAGGAGAAGCGTAA
- a CDS encoding YheC/YheD family protein has product MADNRIGILFNSNMLRGMLRNKTGHEAIAFYEEAGRRHGVIPCFMRVEDVNVRKMEAVAYIRESTGYARRRIPVPSVIHNRAIYFRAGAHARVRSLVNRGTVIYNQVNRYGKWKLHVLLQQDPALVSHLPITSPARPGTIAAMMDKCGAVVLKPDNNSVGRGIMKLERGRTGWTIVYSRRTAGGSRKWRKANLPGGRLPRFVMAQLQRTPYLVQELLPLAQYHDRPFDLRVSVQRDGSREWQITGIVGRVAPRHTFVTNVAQGGTVHRLDELVAAALPHCSVAEVVERVSVFSLHIVNRLSRSLSHLADVGLDVGLTSDGKPLFIECNGRDQRYSFREAGLHDIWEATYCNPIAYGASFLDS; this is encoded by the coding sequence ATGGCAGATAACCGCATCGGCATCCTGTTCAATTCGAACATGCTGCGGGGAATGCTGCGGAACAAGACAGGGCATGAAGCCATTGCCTTCTACGAGGAAGCCGGGAGGCGCCATGGCGTCATTCCCTGCTTCATGCGCGTGGAAGATGTGAACGTGAGGAAGATGGAGGCCGTTGCATATATAAGAGAAAGTACGGGTTACGCGAGACGGCGCATCCCCGTCCCGTCCGTCATTCATAACCGGGCTATCTATTTCCGTGCCGGGGCGCATGCACGAGTCCGGTCGCTAGTGAACCGCGGTACGGTTATTTACAATCAGGTGAATCGATATGGAAAATGGAAGCTCCACGTGCTGCTCCAGCAGGATCCGGCACTCGTGTCTCATTTGCCGATTACGTCCCCTGCCCGTCCGGGCACCATCGCGGCAATGATGGATAAATGCGGCGCTGTCGTGCTGAAGCCGGACAACAACAGTGTCGGACGCGGCATTATGAAGCTGGAGCGCGGCAGGACCGGCTGGACTATCGTCTATTCCAGACGAACGGCCGGCGGATCGAGAAAGTGGCGGAAGGCGAACCTCCCGGGCGGAAGGCTTCCGCGGTTCGTGATGGCGCAGCTGCAGCGGACTCCCTATCTTGTGCAAGAGCTGCTTCCGCTCGCCCAGTACCACGATCGTCCCTTTGATTTGCGTGTCTCTGTTCAACGCGACGGAAGCAGAGAGTGGCAAATCACCGGAATCGTCGGCCGGGTTGCGCCCCGGCATACCTTCGTTACCAACGTGGCGCAGGGAGGGACGGTGCATCGGCTCGATGAGCTTGTTGCGGCTGCTTTGCCGCATTGCTCCGTCGCGGAGGTGGTGGAACGCGTCAGCGTCTTCTCTCTGCATATCGTGAACCGCCTTTCCCGCAGCCTGAGCCACCTGGCGGATGTCGGACTCGATGTCGGGTTGACGTCCGACGGCAAGCCGTTATTCATTGAATGCAACGGACGCGATCAGCGCTACAGCTTCCGCGAGGCGGGACTGCACGACATCTGGGAGGCCACTTACTGCAATCCCATCGCTTACGGAGCTTCTTTCCTGGATAGCTAG
- a CDS encoding glycosyltransferase family 4 protein, translating into MPKVAILTPGSYPYPSGSSSSVERVVENVTGHASSRADIRVYGRRWPGQSESEWVRGVKVERVGPVSLRLYVFEALRCMARFQPDIIQIENRPRYIPIVKRHFPKARIWLQLHSTTFMHRQAISPAGLRRALSAADQIFVNSGYLERQVSKACPGCLEKTAINMLGVDVGRFPSRWTEEGIQRYTKEKRARGWEERDIVLYVGRLIPQKGVWELLQAVPRVVSEHPRALFVIVGGVSYGLNWKTAYVRRLERFARKYPHHIRMVPYVPHEDIPAWYAMADLLAVPSLRREAFGLVNLEAMASGVPVVASRVGGIQEIVRDRETGLLVTPHRLPVRLASAFLRLLRDREALRRMGEAADRHVRSTFTWEQTAERWAGFIDRFG; encoded by the coding sequence ATGCCCAAGGTTGCAATCTTAACGCCGGGATCCTACCCTTATCCGTCAGGTTCCAGCAGCTCGGTGGAGCGAGTCGTCGAAAATGTAACCGGACACGCCTCGTCCCGCGCGGACATTCGCGTGTACGGCCGGAGATGGCCGGGGCAATCCGAGTCGGAATGGGTGCGCGGCGTCAAGGTCGAACGGGTCGGACCGGTTTCCTTGCGATTGTATGTGTTTGAAGCATTGCGGTGCATGGCTCGGTTCCAGCCCGATATTATCCAGATCGAGAACCGGCCCCGCTATATTCCGATCGTGAAGCGGCATTTTCCGAAGGCGCGCATCTGGCTTCAGCTTCATTCCACCACCTTCATGCACAGACAGGCAATCTCGCCAGCCGGGCTTCGGAGGGCGCTGTCTGCCGCCGATCAGATATTTGTGAACAGCGGCTATTTGGAAAGGCAGGTGAGTAAGGCATGTCCGGGCTGTCTCGAAAAAACGGCCATCAATATGCTCGGCGTGGACGTCGGACGCTTCCCTTCACGCTGGACCGAAGAAGGGATCCAACGCTATACGAAAGAGAAAAGGGCGCGCGGATGGGAAGAGCGGGACATTGTCCTGTATGTCGGCCGCCTTATTCCCCAAAAAGGCGTCTGGGAACTGCTGCAGGCAGTGCCGCGGGTCGTCAGCGAGCATCCTCGGGCGCTGTTCGTCATTGTCGGAGGCGTGTCTTACGGATTGAATTGGAAGACGGCGTATGTCCGCCGCCTGGAACGGTTCGCGCGCAAGTACCCTCATCATATCCGGATGGTGCCTTATGTCCCGCATGAAGATATTCCGGCTTGGTACGCGATGGCCGACCTGCTTGCCGTCCCGTCGCTGCGCCGGGAAGCATTCGGCCTGGTCAATCTGGAGGCGATGGCTTCAGGAGTCCCGGTCGTGGCGTCCCGGGTAGGGGGGATTCAGGAAATCGTCCGCGACCGAGAGACCGGGCTGCTCGTTACCCCGCACCGCCTTCCTGTGCGGCTGGCGTCCGCCTTCCTCCGGCTGCTGCGGGATCGGGAAGCGCTGCGGCGGATGGGAGAGGCCGCTGACCGGCATGTGCGCAGCACGTTCACCTGGGAGCAGACGGCGGAGCGCTGGGCCGGCTTCATTGATCGCTTCGGCTGA